One window of Sphingobacteriales bacterium genomic DNA carries:
- a CDS encoding transposase, whose translation MDLFYGDESRVSSEGYVPYGWQFPDEKVAVYTEKGYKVNIFGLISRTNQCYWETTQQNIDAKFIVNHLDKLSLNIRKHTVVVLDNSSVHQSKLLNLLLPIWQNRGLFVFFLPTYSPHLNIAETMWRKLKCEWLVPEDYLEKDSLLYAVNRCMANIGNHLKINFSPFNAN comes from the coding sequence ATAGACCTATTTTATGGCGATGAAAGCAGGGTTAGTAGCGAGGGATATGTCCCCTACGGCTGGCAATTCCCCGATGAGAAAGTGGCTGTATATACAGAAAAAGGGTACAAAGTCAATATATTTGGCTTGATTAGCAGAACAAATCAATGCTATTGGGAAACCACCCAACAGAATATAGATGCCAAGTTTATTGTCAATCATTTGGATAAATTATCGCTTAACATCAGAAAACATACCGTTGTTGTCTTGGATAATTCCAGTGTCCACCAATCTAAATTATTGAACCTCTTACTGCCTATTTGGCAAAACAGAGGCTTGTTTGTCTTTTTTCTGCCCACTTACTCGCCGCATTTGAACATCGCCGAAACGATGTGGAGAAAGTTAAAGTGTGAGTGGCTTGTTCCAGAAGATTACCTCGAAAAAGATAGCCTCCTTTATGCTGTCAATCGTTGTATGGCTAATATAGGCAATCATCTCAAAATCAATTTTAGCCCTTTTAATGCAAACTAA
- a CDS encoding DUF3109 family protein yields the protein MLIIGNTIISDEVVKEQFVCNLNVCKGDCCVKGDAGAKLEDEELGILEDIYPLVEPFLTDEGKAAIAREGLYVHDEELGFTTTLIHGAACAYVVYDQAGVALCGIQKAFEAGVIDFPKPISCHLYPIRISKFNNDYEAVNYERWSICKAACKLGKKLKVPVYVFLKEPLVRKYGEDFYHQLDAMAQHLNSPASDNDDQ from the coding sequence ATGCTTATTATCGGAAATACGATCATCAGTGATGAGGTCGTGAAAGAGCAATTTGTTTGCAATCTCAATGTTTGTAAGGGCGATTGTTGTGTTAAAGGCGATGCCGGCGCAAAATTAGAGGATGAAGAACTTGGAATTTTGGAAGACATTTACCCGTTGGTTGAGCCGTTTTTGACCGATGAAGGAAAGGCTGCAATTGCCCGCGAAGGACTTTATGTTCACGATGAAGAATTGGGTTTTACCACCACCTTAATTCACGGGGCTGCTTGCGCTTATGTGGTATATGATCAGGCCGGCGTAGCACTTTGCGGAATACAGAAAGCTTTTGAGGCAGGGGTGATTGATTTTCCAAAACCAATTTCCTGCCACCTTTACCCCATACGAATTAGTAAATTCAACAATGATTATGAAGCCGTCAACTATGAACGTTGGAGTATTTGCAAGGCTGCCTGTAAATTAGGTAAAAAACTGAAAGTGCCTGTATATGTGTTTTTAAAAGAGCCGCTTGTACGCAAATATGGGGAAGACTTCTACCATCAGCTTGATGCCATGGCTCAACATCTGAACTCTCCGGCATCTGACAATGATGACCAGTAA
- a CDS encoding gliding motility-associated C-terminal domain-containing protein, with the protein MKKIALLIAASLITHICFGQCSMTLGGQNPPFFICTAQLPLQLAGTPPGGNFSPTAGVIGTTFSPITPGSYPVTYNTPTGGSCTQIVIVSAPGQTAQILEPSNPFLCQNSSPVNLTGNLGAIPGASFLINGTVSTNVFDPLIWGAGIHQIQYNYIDPANGCVSSDEITLNVLPTPNMDFTGWQAQYCLTDAPSLLIATNFAPGDSDFSGTGVTGLNTFDPALAGPGFHQITHSYTDFSGICSNSLTVTVEVVDVNIIPDFVSLSSICNTTNTDTLVYTGTPIPAAFNPVYNWTLADAIITYNGGDTMIVNWPTQGSKDISLNITNVPCLNQTVDKTIQAAMVNISFSHLNAGGCLGINDTIVYDGASLPTGAILNWTVTNGNIVSDNGNTIAVQWNSAGTQDITLQISGLPCTIPPLTQTTDIGSVEVSTISDQIITRGSEVTLQTSATSSTGNISTFTWLNAASLSCSDCESPVAAPQQTTSYTVIAGDNNGCTGSDEVTITVIDDRNVFVPNIFTPNGDGRNDKLVITGVGIAAIELNIYDRWGGKVFFSTDISEEWDGTVNGEMLNSGVFVYTLLVTYFDNQTKLFSGNITLVH; encoded by the coding sequence ATGAAAAAAATAGCGCTCTTAATTGCAGCATCTCTGATAACCCATATCTGCTTCGGACAATGCAGCATGACGCTTGGCGGGCAAAACCCACCCTTTTTTATTTGTACTGCTCAATTGCCCTTGCAATTGGCAGGAACACCTCCGGGGGGCAACTTCTCTCCTACTGCCGGAGTCATTGGAACAACCTTTAGCCCAATCACTCCCGGGTCTTATCCGGTTACATATAATACCCCTACGGGCGGAAGCTGTACGCAGATTGTCATTGTCAGTGCTCCCGGACAAACTGCACAGATCCTTGAGCCGTCCAATCCTTTTTTATGTCAGAACAGCAGCCCGGTTAACCTGACAGGAAATTTAGGGGCAATTCCGGGTGCCTCTTTTTTAATCAATGGCACCGTTTCGACCAATGTTTTCGACCCTTTAATATGGGGTGCCGGTATTCACCAAATTCAATACAATTATATAGATCCTGCAAACGGATGTGTCAGTTCAGACGAAATTACCCTGAATGTTTTACCCACCCCGAACATGGATTTTACCGGATGGCAGGCGCAATATTGCCTTACCGATGCCCCATCTTTGCTGATAGCCACAAACTTCGCCCCGGGAGATAGTGATTTTTCCGGTACGGGTGTTACCGGACTTAATACCTTCGACCCTGCCTTGGCCGGACCGGGATTTCACCAAATCACTCATTCTTATACCGATTTCTCGGGAATCTGCTCCAATTCACTGACGGTAACTGTGGAAGTGGTGGATGTAAACATAATCCCTGACTTTGTTTCTCTTAGCAGTATTTGCAATACTACTAATACCGATACGCTCGTATATACCGGCACACCAATACCGGCAGCCTTTAATCCGGTCTATAACTGGACACTTGCGGATGCTATCATCACTTACAATGGCGGCGATACCATGATCGTCAATTGGCCTACGCAAGGCAGCAAAGACATCAGTCTGAATATCACTAATGTTCCATGCCTCAATCAGACAGTTGATAAAACGATACAAGCAGCTATGGTGAATATTTCATTTTCACACCTGAATGCAGGAGGATGCTTAGGAATAAATGACACAATTGTCTATGATGGTGCAAGTTTGCCTACAGGGGCAATTCTGAACTGGACAGTAACAAACGGCAATATCGTTTCTGACAATGGCAATACCATCGCAGTTCAGTGGAATTCAGCCGGCACTCAGGATATCACCCTTCAAATTTCAGGTTTACCTTGTACGATACCCCCCCTTACCCAAACCACAGATATTGGAAGTGTTGAAGTTTCGACCATTTCCGATCAGATTATCACCCGAGGCAGCGAAGTAACATTACAGACTTCAGCCACAAGTTCAACCGGCAATATCAGCACTTTTACATGGTTAAATGCAGCTTCTTTAAGTTGTTCGGATTGTGAAAGCCCGGTTGCTGCTCCTCAACAGACCACATCATACACGGTGATTGCTGGGGACAACAACGGCTGTACCGGTTCGGATGAAGTTACAATCACAGTGATTGATGACCGGAATGTGTTTGTTCCGAACATATTTACGCCCAACGGAGACGGACGAAACGACAAGTTAGTCATTACAGGAGTGGGGATTGCGGCTATAGAATTAAACATTTATGACCGGTGGGGTGGGAAGGTGTTTTTTTCCACTGATATTTCTGAAGAATGGGATGGAACGGTAAACGGGGAAATGCTCAATTCCGGTGTTTTTGTCTATACGCTATTAGTCACCTATTTTGACAATCAAACCAAACTTTTCAGCGGCAACATCACCTTAGTACACTAA
- a CDS encoding methyltransferase domain-containing protein yields MTGAKETWFEIWFNSPYYHLLYQHRDDTEAQHLIDRLSDYLQIPPESTILDLACGKGRHARYLAQKGFEVSGIDLSPESIAQAKQFESENLRFYIHDMREVFHPDYFHYIFNFFTSFGYFENIDDNYQCLNAIFHQLKNKGYLVLDFFNTNRVIAKLVAYEEKEVEGVRFFITRRATANHIIKTISVIDESNQFRATFVERVQALTLSWFEKALTSTGFTLTQTWGNYELDPYSPQDSERLILLAQKG; encoded by the coding sequence ATGACAGGAGCAAAAGAAACATGGTTTGAAATCTGGTTCAATTCACCTTATTACCACCTGCTATACCAACACAGAGACGACACGGAAGCACAACATCTCATTGACAGGCTGTCCGATTATTTGCAAATCCCCCCCGAATCAACTATCCTCGATTTAGCCTGCGGAAAAGGCCGTCATGCAAGATACTTAGCTCAAAAAGGATTTGAGGTTTCCGGAATTGACCTTTCCCCTGAAAGTATTGCACAGGCAAAACAGTTTGAATCAGAAAACCTTCGGTTTTATATTCATGATATGCGGGAGGTATTTCATCCCGATTATTTTCACTATATCTTTAACTTTTTTACCAGTTTCGGTTACTTCGAAAATATTGACGATAATTATCAATGTCTGAATGCCATATTCCACCAATTGAAAAACAAGGGATATTTAGTGCTTGATTTTTTTAACACTAATAGGGTGATTGCCAAGTTAGTCGCTTACGAAGAAAAAGAAGTCGAAGGAGTTCGCTTTTTCATCACACGGCGAGCAACAGCTAATCATATCATCAAAACGATTTCGGTTATAGATGAGTCTAATCAGTTTAGAGCAACCTTTGTTGAGCGGGTTCAGGCACTTACATTGTCCTGGTTCGAAAAAGCCCTAACAAGTACGGGTTTTACTCTCACCCAAACATGGGGTAATTACGAGTTAGACCCTTATTCTCCCCAGGATTCTGAAAGATTGATTTTGTTGGCGCAAAAAGGGTAA
- the hutU gene encoding urocanate hydratase — MPQTNNTPHFPLSAPRGNKLSCKGWVQEAALRMLLNNLDPQVAEKPEDLVVYGGRGKAARNWEAFDLIVKALRDLNEDETLLIQSGKPVAILPTHKDAPRVLIANSNLVGKWATWEHFNELEQKGLMMYGQMTAGSWIYIGTQGIVQGTYETYRSLADLHFNGSLKGTVNVTAGLGGMGGAQPLAITMNEGVALVAEVEEWRIDKRIETRYLDQKAIDIDSAIDMAMSAAQQGEAISIGVLCNAVELLQRLLDRGITPHTLTDQTSAHDDISYIPEGVSGAQIQLLREQNPDEYRSRSLDTMAKHVRQMLALQARGAITFDYGNNLRGQAKDKRGVENAFDFPGFVPAYIRPLFCKGSGPFRFVALSGNEQDIYTCDQTLLDLFPEDKGLVRWIKMAQQKIAFQGLPARICWLPMGARQKAALAFNELVRSGKVSAPIVIGRDHLDTGSVASPNRETEAMLDGSDAVADWPVLNALINTAGGASWVSFHHGGGVGMGYSLHAGMVIVADGTEDAAARLARVLNNDPAMGVIRHADAGYDIAKDTARQYRLDIKERLK, encoded by the coding sequence ATGCCCCAAACCAACAACACCCCCCATTTCCCCCTTTCCGCCCCGCGCGGCAACAAACTATCCTGCAAAGGCTGGGTACAGGAAGCCGCTTTGCGTATGTTGCTCAACAATTTAGACCCGCAGGTTGCCGAAAAACCAGAAGACTTGGTGGTTTATGGCGGACGCGGGAAAGCCGCCCGGAACTGGGAAGCATTTGACCTCATTGTCAAAGCACTCAGAGATTTGAACGAAGATGAAACCCTGCTCATTCAGTCCGGAAAACCTGTTGCGATTTTGCCTACTCATAAAGATGCCCCCCGCGTGCTGATTGCCAACTCTAATTTGGTGGGCAAATGGGCTACCTGGGAACATTTTAACGAGTTAGAGCAAAAAGGGCTGATGATGTACGGTCAAATGACTGCCGGTTCGTGGATATACATCGGCACGCAGGGCATTGTTCAGGGAACTTATGAGACTTACCGCAGTTTGGCCGACCTGCATTTTAACGGTTCGCTCAAAGGAACGGTGAACGTGACGGCAGGTCTTGGCGGAATGGGAGGAGCACAACCTTTGGCGATTACCATGAACGAAGGGGTTGCATTGGTCGCCGAAGTGGAGGAGTGGCGAATTGATAAGCGTATCGAAACCCGTTATTTAGACCAAAAAGCAATAGATATTGATTCGGCTATTGATATGGCTATGTCTGCAGCTCAACAAGGTGAAGCAATTTCAATCGGTGTGCTGTGCAATGCGGTAGAGCTTCTCCAACGATTATTAGACAGGGGTATTACCCCACACACCCTAACTGATCAGACATCGGCACATGACGATATTAGTTATATTCCTGAAGGTGTCAGCGGCGCTCAAATCCAACTGCTTCGTGAGCAAAATCCTGACGAATACAGAAGCCGCTCTTTAGACACTATGGCAAAACATGTGCGCCAGATGCTTGCTCTTCAAGCCCGGGGTGCTATTACTTTCGACTATGGCAATAACCTGCGCGGACAAGCTAAAGACAAACGCGGTGTTGAAAATGCCTTCGATTTTCCGGGATTTGTTCCTGCGTATATCCGACCTTTATTTTGTAAAGGTTCCGGACCATTTAGATTTGTCGCCCTTTCGGGGAACGAACAAGATATTTACACCTGCGATCAAACCTTATTAGATCTGTTTCCGGAAGACAAGGGGTTAGTGCGCTGGATAAAAATGGCGCAACAAAAAATCGCATTTCAGGGTCTGCCCGCCCGGATTTGCTGGCTGCCGATGGGTGCGCGTCAAAAAGCAGCCCTCGCTTTTAATGAATTAGTGCGCTCCGGAAAGGTTAGTGCGCCCATAGTTATTGGACGCGACCATTTAGATACCGGCTCTGTAGCATCTCCTAACCGCGAAACAGAAGCCATGTTGGATGGCTCAGATGCCGTTGCCGACTGGCCGGTATTAAATGCTCTGATTAATACTGCCGGCGGAGCAAGCTGGGTATCTTTTCACCACGGTGGTGGAGTGGGAATGGGCTATTCACTACATGCCGGAATGGTGATTGTGGCAGATGGTACAGAAGATGCCGCTGCACGCCTCGCAAGAGTACTGAACAACGACCCGGCTATGGGAGTTATCCGTCATGCTGATGCCGGCTATGATATAGCCAAAGATACGGCCCGCCAATATCGTTTGGATATTAAAGAGCGGTTGAAATAA
- a CDS encoding DUF4411 family protein, whose product MKVVIDTNSLLSLVRYYLPFDKKKILFGFFKQKIEKNEIIIIDKVLEECAYIAQGVVIKTLAYLQDKTFLKSSSVPYKTDTLLAPSPAKFIRQVENQFVNGTIRKLRNLTDAEFENQMNVFLNGADIKQIILCLNLNKGNQDVVLVTEETDAGNDNKLFKKIPAICKELNINTLTLPELLLKYYDIGMEFRWQ is encoded by the coding sequence GTGAAAGTGGTCATTGATACAAACTCGCTATTGTCGTTGGTTCGTTACTACCTGCCATTCGATAAAAAAAAGATTCTGTTTGGCTTCTTTAAGCAGAAAATTGAGAAAAATGAGATTATAATCATTGATAAAGTTCTTGAAGAGTGTGCCTACATCGCCCAAGGCGTTGTTATTAAGACTCTTGCTTATCTGCAAGACAAGACATTTTTAAAATCATCGTCGGTCCCATATAAAACAGACACGCTGTTAGCCCCTTCACCGGCAAAATTCATACGACAAGTTGAAAACCAGTTTGTGAACGGAACCATAAGAAAATTGCGCAACCTGACTGATGCAGAATTTGAAAACCAAATGAACGTTTTTTTGAACGGAGCCGACATCAAGCAAATCATCCTTTGTCTGAATTTGAATAAGGGCAACCAAGATGTTGTCTTGGTAACAGAAGAAACCGATGCCGGCAATGACAACAAACTATTTAAAAAAATTCCCGCTATCTGCAAAGAATTGAACATAAATACCTTGACCCTGCCCGAACTATTATTAAAATATTACGATATTGGCATGGAATTTAGATGGCAATAA
- a CDS encoding ImmA/IrrE family metallo-endopeptidase, with translation MIVEQNIERLNYLLNLYRLSADELLKLINAGLKKPLTQTDIFKKEISLSYLRRVDKVFNKGLHFYLNPKHPEIHQDASIFFRKPVFGTDLNIGAKKIVNRFEEYKIELSAIAKLAKLKTERILPVFGIYQNPQEVANRLRTDLYPDFHPAPKAFLNALIGKLANYNILVFEFVETWNKKEKANIDGFFLNPNVIVLKRQQTSFRREIFTLIHELGHYLLKEEEVEQLNVLNLASSKLSAIEKWCNDFAYYFLAGSFDKVIEDIDNADSTNDYCLDKIEQISKETHLSEIALLTRLLFRKKISQANYNKIKAAKDEEYRSRQEAVTKQKEADKLEGIKTGGSTPKPIISPLLVSTIQSAFYEGIINEYDFCKALNISPDKMEKYIQ, from the coding sequence TTGATAGTAGAACAAAACATAGAAAGGCTCAACTACCTGCTGAACTTATACAGACTGTCAGCTGATGAGTTATTGAAGCTAATCAATGCAGGACTGAAAAAGCCTTTAACCCAAACCGATATTTTTAAAAAAGAAATTAGTTTGAGTTACCTTAGGCGCGTTGACAAAGTATTTAACAAAGGACTCCATTTCTATTTAAACCCGAAGCATCCCGAAATTCATCAAGACGCAAGTATTTTTTTCAGAAAGCCTGTGTTTGGAACGGATTTGAATATAGGGGCTAAAAAAATTGTAAACCGGTTTGAAGAATATAAAATTGAACTCTCGGCTATCGCAAAATTAGCTAAACTTAAAACGGAAAGAATATTGCCTGTATTCGGCATTTACCAAAACCCGCAAGAAGTCGCCAACCGGTTACGGACAGACCTGTATCCCGACTTCCATCCTGCTCCTAAAGCGTTTTTAAATGCGCTAATCGGCAAACTTGCAAACTATAATATTCTGGTTTTTGAGTTTGTCGAAACTTGGAACAAAAAGGAAAAGGCAAACATAGATGGGTTCTTTCTAAATCCAAACGTCATCGTTCTGAAAAGACAGCAAACTTCTTTCAGAAGAGAGATATTCACCCTAATTCACGAATTAGGACACTATTTGTTGAAAGAAGAAGAAGTCGAACAACTCAATGTGCTGAATTTGGCAAGTTCAAAACTTTCTGCTATTGAAAAATGGTGTAACGATTTCGCATACTATTTTCTGGCAGGTAGTTTCGATAAGGTAATTGAAGATATTGATAATGCAGACAGTACCAATGACTACTGCCTTGATAAAATAGAACAGATATCAAAAGAAACGCACCTAAGCGAAATAGCATTATTAACCAGATTGCTTTTCAGAAAAAAAATTTCGCAGGCAAATTACAATAAAATAAAGGCCGCCAAAGACGAAGAATACCGGTCGCGCCAAGAAGCAGTAACCAAACAAAAGGAAGCCGATAAACTTGAAGGAATTAAAACAGGCGGTTCTACCCCTAAACCTATCATTTCGCCACTTCTTGTATCAACCATACAGTCAGCTTTTTACGAAGGAATTATCAATGAATATGATTTTTGTAAGGCTTTGAATATATCGCCCGATAAAATGGAAAAGTATATACAGTGA
- a CDS encoding PorP/SprF family type IX secretion system membrane protein, giving the protein MLRTIYKPYLILLLALAFSFNKKLQAQDIHFSQNYATPLLINPGMTGLMNGDVRIAAIYRNQWAAIMPGVSFRTMSISADMAFPGLFEKDRFAAGLVLYNDRAGDLNWNTNYVDASLAYNLALATETYLSLGVQGGINQRNFDLNNARFGDQSDGSGFNPNLPTSDIIEAQNRTRLHLGAGAVFYRAVSSRKNIFAGFGMYHLNKPDISVSEAEDRFKNKVSAQVGGSFPVAAKWDVLPTAFYIQQGPLFKLDVGSFARYIFSTNRQSGLDKAFNIGVWLRTSRDINRAAGLNALVVAGKVDYENFSLGVSYDITLFTDLTTANNGRGGPEITFVYTGRVRSVRQGAINCPRF; this is encoded by the coding sequence ATGTTACGAACCATATACAAACCATATCTGATACTCCTGCTCGCTTTGGCATTTAGTTTTAACAAAAAACTACAAGCACAGGACATTCATTTTTCTCAAAATTATGCGACACCATTGCTCATAAATCCTGGTATGACGGGTTTGATGAACGGAGATGTGCGAATTGCAGCGATATACCGAAATCAATGGGCTGCAATTATGCCGGGTGTTTCTTTCAGAACAATGAGTATTTCCGCCGATATGGCTTTCCCCGGTTTGTTTGAAAAAGACCGGTTTGCTGCCGGATTGGTACTGTATAATGACCGGGCAGGCGACCTGAACTGGAATACAAACTATGTGGATGCTTCATTGGCTTATAATTTAGCCCTTGCTACCGAAACATACCTTTCCTTAGGGGTGCAAGGTGGGATAAATCAACGCAATTTTGACCTGAATAATGCGCGGTTTGGAGACCAGTCTGACGGTTCAGGTTTTAATCCAAATCTGCCTACCTCTGATATTATTGAAGCACAAAACCGCACACGGCTTCACCTCGGAGCAGGGGCTGTATTCTACCGCGCTGTCAGTTCCCGAAAAAACATTTTTGCCGGTTTCGGCATGTATCATCTCAATAAGCCTGATATAAGTGTAAGCGAAGCGGAAGACCGTTTTAAAAATAAAGTTTCGGCACAAGTCGGTGGCAGTTTTCCGGTAGCGGCAAAATGGGACGTATTGCCCACAGCATTTTATATTCAACAAGGACCCTTGTTTAAATTAGATGTCGGCAGTTTTGCCCGATATATATTTTCAACCAACAGACAATCCGGGTTGGATAAGGCTTTTAATATCGGAGTATGGTTGCGTACTTCCAGAGATATCAATCGGGCTGCGGGACTGAATGCCCTGGTTGTTGCAGGCAAAGTGGACTACGAAAACTTCAGTCTCGGGGTTAGCTACGACATTACCTTGTTTACTGATCTGACCACGGCAAATAACGGAAGAGGTGGACCGGAAATCACATTTGTCTATACCGGCAGGGTAAGGTCTGTCCGTCAGGGGGCCATTAACTGTCCGAGGTTTTAA
- a CDS encoding AAA family ATPase, with amino-acid sequence MDEVFLRKLQITNFKCFQNLNFELESGMNIVYGLNASGKTAILEAISIAAGSFFMKLSEVEKRDIEKTDIRLFATSNSRLPEYQVPVEIEATGYVMKQLISWKRTLNTIEGGITSIFAKEMADLSSKAASIVQHGENTDLPVIAYFSTQRLFVPRRESEKKPIGRLSAYYNALNATNIKKHIQLWFKDAEFEQYQMRQTNPDYTNSTLEGLKKLLLQNFTEWQNIYYYEPETDSRLDKGLFFQLKNGDIIPEKLLSDGYRNFLWLILEIAWRCYTINPFLKEDAPKKTKGIILIDEIDLHLHPKWQQKIADVLTENFPNLQFVVTTHSPIVLSSQKANVFLLNEYKLKRCGSFFGMKPSYVLEVFMGLNERLPNHLSEINRYFQLINDGLGKSDEALRIRKKLSDEIPKGDPLFSEADALIEFLAL; translated from the coding sequence ATGGACGAAGTTTTTTTGAGAAAGCTGCAAATAACCAATTTCAAGTGTTTTCAAAATTTGAATTTTGAACTTGAAAGCGGAATGAATATAGTTTATGGGTTAAACGCATCTGGGAAAACTGCCATTTTGGAGGCAATTTCGATAGCGGCAGGAAGTTTCTTTATGAAGTTGTCTGAAGTTGAAAAAAGGGATATAGAAAAAACGGATATTCGGCTGTTTGCCACAAGTAATTCCCGCTTGCCCGAATATCAGGTGCCGGTTGAGATAGAAGCAACCGGATATGTAATGAAGCAACTAATTTCGTGGAAGAGAACATTAAATACCATCGAAGGTGGAATTACATCAATTTTTGCCAAAGAAATGGCCGATCTATCTTCAAAAGCAGCGAGCATTGTACAACATGGTGAAAATACCGATTTACCTGTGATTGCCTATTTTTCTACACAACGCTTGTTTGTACCTCGACGTGAAAGCGAAAAAAAACCAATCGGCCGCCTTAGTGCATATTATAACGCCCTTAATGCTACGAACATAAAGAAGCACATACAACTGTGGTTTAAAGATGCTGAGTTTGAACAGTACCAAATGCGGCAGACAAATCCCGATTACACCAATTCCACTCTTGAAGGGTTAAAAAAGCTATTATTGCAAAATTTTACGGAGTGGCAAAACATCTATTACTATGAACCGGAAACAGACAGCAGGCTCGATAAAGGGTTGTTTTTCCAACTCAAAAACGGTGATATAATACCCGAAAAATTATTGAGCGACGGATATAGAAATTTCTTGTGGCTAATTTTGGAAATAGCATGGCGCTGTTATACAATCAACCCGTTTTTGAAAGAGGATGCCCCGAAAAAAACTAAAGGCATTATACTAATAGACGAAATAGATTTGCATTTACATCCCAAATGGCAACAGAAAATTGCAGATGTCTTAACCGAGAATTTCCCCAATTTACAGTTTGTCGTAACTACTCACAGCCCCATTGTACTAAGTTCGCAAAAAGCAAATGTATTCTTATTGAATGAGTACAAATTAAAGCGATGTGGCAGTTTCTTCGGGATGAAGCCTTCTTATGTTTTGGAGGTTTTTATGGGTTTAAACGAACGCCTCCCGAACCATTTATCGGAAATTAACCGGTATTTTCAACTTATAAATGATGGCCTCGGTAAATCTGATGAAGCATTGCGTATCCGTAAAAAATTATCAGACGAAATTCCAAAAGGAGACCCTTTGTTTTCAGAAGCCGATGCGCTGATAGAATTTTTGGCATTATAA
- a CDS encoding SPASM domain-containing protein yields MDGNSITDIRQFINTLTLRRIWNLVKILSSYYFSKLTGKPYQWGLPFNISIEPTTSCNLRCPECPSGLRSFTRPTGMLHKDFFRSMLDELGDTLIYLYFYFQGEPYLNPDFLEMVSYASKKGLYTVTSTNAHFLNAENARRTVESGLSRIIISIDGATQETYESYRIGGKLEKVLQGAKNLVDSKQALKSSTPHIIFQFLVVRPNEHEIAEVQRMAKEIGVDEVKLKTAQVYDYEQGNPLIPTIEKYSRYQKLPDGTYTIKNKLLNHCWKLWHSCVITWDGRIVPCCFDKDAHHQLGDLKQQTFAEIWQSEAYVRFRRSVLKSRKEIDICANCSEGTQVWA; encoded by the coding sequence ATGGACGGAAACTCAATCACCGATATACGACAGTTTATCAATACTCTGACTCTCAGGCGGATCTGGAATTTGGTAAAAATATTATCTTCCTATTATTTTTCAAAATTAACGGGTAAACCCTATCAATGGGGACTGCCATTTAATATTTCTATAGAACCGACCACCTCCTGTAACCTGAGATGTCCGGAATGTCCGAGCGGGCTTCGCTCTTTTACCCGTCCTACCGGTATGTTGCACAAAGACTTTTTCCGTTCTATGTTAGATGAATTGGGCGATACCTTGATTTACCTGTATTTTTATTTTCAGGGCGAACCTTATTTGAACCCCGATTTTCTGGAAATGGTGAGCTATGCCTCTAAAAAAGGGCTTTATACTGTAACCTCAACAAACGCACATTTTCTTAACGCTGAAAATGCCCGCCGGACTGTGGAATCCGGTTTAAGCCGCATCATTATTTCCATTGACGGGGCAACACAGGAAACCTATGAATCTTACCGGATTGGAGGAAAATTAGAAAAGGTTTTACAAGGTGCCAAAAACTTGGTGGACAGCAAACAAGCCCTTAAATCTTCGACCCCGCATATAATTTTTCAATTTCTGGTAGTTCGCCCAAACGAACATGAAATAGCCGAAGTACAGAGGATGGCTAAAGAGATTGGGGTGGATGAGGTTAAATTAAAAACTGCCCAGGTTTACGATTACGAACAGGGTAACCCGCTAATTCCAACTATTGAGAAATATTCTCGTTATCAAAAACTGCCCGATGGCACCTATACCATCAAAAACAAACTTCTCAACCATTGCTGGAAACTTTGGCACTCTTGTGTCATCACCTGGGATGGACGCATTGTCCCCTGTTGTTTTGATAAAGATGCACATCATCAGCTCGGCGACCTGAAACAACAAACTTTTGCAGAAATCTGGCAGAGTGAAGCCTATGTACGGTTCAGACGTTCTGTTTTAAAATCCCGCAAAGAAATAGATATTTGCGCCAATTGTTCGGAAGGCACTCAGGTTTGGGCTTAG